DNA from Stutzerimonas decontaminans:
TTGCGATACAGCTGGGTCAGCGAGCCAACCTGGGCAAGCTGCTCGCTGATCAGGCGCGACTCCAGGCTGGCCGAGGCCTGCAGGTCATTGAGCGCGGTCTGGCGTAGATGGTCGATCTGCGCGTCGCGGATCGCGCCGTTGGTCAGCAGATAGATCGCGATCAGCGCGGTTTCCACCAAGACCAGCGGAATCAGCGCGCTGCGAACGAAGGCTCGCCAGATCCATTGACGCAAGCCGATTGGTTTTGGGATGGGCACGATCGGGCTCCAGCAACCGCGCAAGGCACGCCATCAGCAGTAGGCGCAGCAGGGTCGCGATCATAGCACCCCAGCCGCGGCGGCAAACCATCACCTTCGCCGCAAGCACCGCCGCGGTTTCAGGAGGCGCTGGCCAGAGCGGTCGCGGTGGGTGCAGTGCGGCGACACTGCTTGGCCATGGCGGCCAGGCGTACCGCCACGTTAGCCGTCCCGTAGCCGGCGTAGCCGTTGCAGCGCTGCAGAATCTCGAAGAAGAAGCGCCCCTCGAACGGCTCGGTATAGACGTGGAACAGCTCGCCGCCCTCGGCGTCGCGGTCGTACAGCACGTTGTAACGCGCCAGCTCGGCGAGCAGCGAGTCGTCGAAGTCGAAACGCGCGGCCAGGTCGTCGTAATAGTTGCGCGGAATCTGCAACAGCGGCACGCCGGCCGCCTGTGCGCGGGCCACCTCGGCGAAGATGTCGTCACAGGCGAACGCCACATGGTGCACGCCGGCGCCGCGGTAGCTGGATAGCGCCTGGGCGATCACCGTGTCGCGATCCTGCGACGTGTTCAGCGGCAGGCGGACCCGGCCGCAAGGGCTGCGCATGGCACGGCATTTCATCAGGCCATAGGGATCGGGCAGCAGCAGCTCGTCGTCGGCCTCGAAATCGAACAGGCTACGGTAGAACAGCACCCAGCTGGCCAGGCTCTCGGCCGGCAGTGCGGTGGCCATGTGATCGATCCGCTGCAGGCCGGCGCCCACTGGGGTCACGGCGTGCAGGCGGAAATCGATGTCGTAGTTGCTCTGTCCTGGCGCCCCGGATTCGAGCAGGTAGATCAGTCCGCCGTCCGGCGCGCGCACCGCCGGAATCTGCCGCTCGTTCGGCCCGATAAGCCCGCGATAGGGCTGCCCGCCGAAGGCGCAGGCACGCGCCAGCGCCGATGCTTCGTCATCGATCTTCAGCGCCATGGCGCACACCGAAGGACCGTGTGCCTCGAAGTAGTTGTGCGCGAAGGAATAGGGTTCGGCATTGAGCACGATGTTGATTTCGCCCTGACGAAACAACTGCACATCTTTCGAGCGGTGCTGGCCGACATGGGCAAAGCCGAGCTGCTGCAGCCAACTGCCGAGGCGCACCGCGTGCGGCTCGTCCACCGCGAACTCGAGAAAATCGATGCCCTCGTAGCGCGGTGCCGCTGGCGCCGTGAACAGCGACGGTACGA
Protein-coding regions in this window:
- a CDS encoding bifunctional sugar phosphate isomerase/epimerase/4-hydroxyphenylpyruvate dioxygenase family protein, whose protein sequence is MKRSIATVSLSGTLPEKLEAAAAAGFDGIELFENDLLYHSGSPLDVRRRCEELGLAVTLFQPFRDFEGCPRERLQRNLDRAERKFDLMQELGAELMLLCSNVQADALGDRETLLGDLGLIAERAGARGLRVGYEALAWGRHVKTWRDVWTLVQQVDHPALGVILDSFHTLALGDDPSGIVEIPGERIFFVQLADAPVLAMDVLEWSRHFRCFPGQGEFDLAGFLAPVLQAGYSGPLSLEVFNDGFRAAPPRGIAADGLRALRHLEEKTGQRLSASAPSAAVVPSLFTAPAAPRYEGIDFLEFAVDEPHAVRLGSWLQQLGFAHVGQHRSKDVQLFRQGEINIVLNAEPYSFAHNYFEAHGPSVCAMALKIDDEASALARACAFGGQPYRGLIGPNERQIPAVRAPDGGLIYLLESGAPGQSNYDIDFRLHAVTPVGAGLQRIDHMATALPAESLASWVLFYRSLFDFEADDELLLPDPYGLMKCRAMRSPCGRVRLPLNTSQDRDTVIAQALSSYRGAGVHHVAFACDDIFAEVARAQAAGVPLLQIPRNYYDDLAARFDFDDSLLAELARYNVLYDRDAEGGELFHVYTEPFEGRFFFEILQRCNGYAGYGTANVAVRLAAMAKQCRRTAPTATALASAS